A window from Sphingobium sp. EM0848 encodes these proteins:
- a CDS encoding ribonuclease J yields MTPGDELIFLALGGSGEIGMNVNLYGCRGKWVMVDLGLTFADPAYPGVELVLPDLAFIEERREDLLGIVLTHGHEDHIGAIPYLAADLGVPLYATPFTAGLIRLKLEEEGLTKEVELNVIDNEGSFALGPFGFRYVPLAHSIPEGNAVLIDTPYGRVFHTGDWKLDERPVLGQPSTPEELTAIGDEGVLALVCDSTNVFNPEASGSEGDVREGLMDTIKGAKGRVLVTTFASNAARLQTLGEVANAVGRKLCVAGRSLDRIISTARNAGYLKDFPPTVDWDDAMALPHNEVMIIATGGQGEARAALSRIAFDSHPIKLDEGDLVVFSSKQIPGNEIAIGRIQNALAAKGVRMVTDRQAEVHVSGHPGRPELQAMYGWVRPQILLPVHGERRHMAEQARLGLASGVPHAVVQSNGDVLRLAPDGPEIIGHEATGRLVLDGDVILPADGSTMNERRKISLHGQISVAVALDGKGRVLGTPALRTQGVPVEEDKTAFLEEAAEEAAGAVAKGSQEEEALRERVRLAVRRTATRWTGKKPVVDVLLIRA; encoded by the coding sequence ATGACACCCGGAGATGAGCTGATCTTCCTGGCCCTTGGCGGGTCGGGGGAGATTGGCATGAACGTCAATCTGTACGGTTGCCGGGGCAAATGGGTGATGGTCGATCTGGGCCTCACCTTTGCCGATCCGGCCTATCCGGGCGTGGAACTGGTATTGCCCGACCTCGCCTTTATCGAGGAACGGCGCGAGGATCTGCTCGGCATCGTCCTGACGCATGGGCATGAAGACCATATCGGCGCCATCCCCTATCTTGCCGCTGATCTGGGCGTGCCACTCTATGCCACGCCCTTTACCGCGGGGCTGATCCGGCTGAAGCTGGAGGAGGAAGGGCTGACGAAGGAGGTCGAACTCAACGTCATCGACAATGAGGGCAGCTTTGCGCTGGGGCCGTTCGGTTTCCGCTATGTGCCGCTGGCGCATTCCATTCCCGAAGGCAATGCGGTGCTGATCGACACGCCTTATGGCCGGGTCTTCCATACCGGCGATTGGAAGCTGGATGAGCGGCCCGTGCTCGGCCAACCCTCCACGCCGGAAGAGCTGACCGCGATCGGCGATGAGGGCGTGCTCGCGCTGGTGTGCGACAGCACGAATGTCTTCAATCCGGAGGCCAGCGGGTCCGAAGGCGATGTGCGCGAAGGGCTGATGGACACGATCAAGGGCGCGAAGGGACGCGTGCTGGTCACGACCTTTGCGTCCAATGCCGCGCGCTTGCAGACTTTGGGCGAGGTGGCCAATGCCGTGGGGCGCAAGCTCTGCGTGGCGGGGCGGTCGCTCGACCGGATCATTTCGACGGCGCGCAATGCGGGCTATCTGAAGGATTTTCCGCCGACCGTCGATTGGGACGACGCGATGGCGCTGCCGCATAATGAGGTGATGATCATCGCCACCGGCGGGCAGGGGGAAGCGCGGGCCGCGCTGTCCCGCATTGCGTTCGACAGCCATCCGATCAAGCTGGATGAAGGCGATCTGGTCGTTTTCTCCTCCAAGCAGATTCCGGGCAATGAGATCGCCATCGGTCGCATCCAGAATGCGCTGGCGGCCAAGGGCGTGCGGATGGTGACTGACCGTCAGGCGGAAGTGCATGTATCCGGTCATCCGGGTCGACCCGAATTGCAGGCCATGTATGGCTGGGTTCGCCCGCAGATATTGCTGCCCGTCCATGGCGAGCGGCGGCACATGGCCGAACAGGCGCGACTGGGTCTGGCGAGCGGCGTGCCGCATGCGGTGGTGCAGTCCAATGGCGACGTGCTGCGGCTGGCGCCCGATGGGCCGGAGATCATCGGTCATGAAGCGACCGGGCGGCTGGTACTGGATGGCGACGTCATCCTGCCGGCGGACGGATCGACCATGAACGAGCGGCGGAAGATTTCGCTGCATGGGCAGATCAGCGTCGCGGTGGCGCTGGATGGCAAGGGGCGGGTGCTCGGAACGCCAGCGCTGCGCACGCAAGGAGTGCCGGTCGAGGAAGACAAGACGGCGTTTCTCGAGGAAGCGGCCGAGGAAGCCGCCGGCGCGGTCGCCAAGGGATCGCAGGAGGAAGAGGCATTGCGCGAGCGGGTGCGTCTGGCGGTGCGGCGCACGGCGACGCGCTGGACAGGCAAGAAGCCGGTGGTGGACGTGCTGCTCATTCGGGCCTAA
- a CDS encoding DUF1467 family protein, which produces MNWYAIFAIYILFWTISAFIVLPFGIRTPDETGEQLLKGQADSAPSNFRPGIVVFRATVLSAVLFGLYYANYVEGWVTLERWTHIG; this is translated from the coding sequence ATGAACTGGTACGCCATCTTTGCCATCTACATATTGTTCTGGACGATCAGCGCGTTCATCGTGCTGCCCTTCGGCATTCGCACGCCCGACGAAACGGGCGAGCAACTGCTGAAGGGGCAGGCCGACAGCGCGCCGAGCAATTTCCGGCCGGGTATCGTTGTATTCCGGGCGACGGTCCTCTCGGCGGTGCTGTTCGGGCTTTATTATGCCAATTATGTCGAGGGCTGGGTGACGCTGGAGCGGTGGACGCATATTGGCTGA
- a CDS encoding GFA family protein — MIRLSCLCGQIRVELEKRPDYIHECNCTLCSKTGTRWGYFHPSEVHVDGVAKGYCREDKADPAAEIRFCETCGSTTHFNLTASAASKFGNTLMGVNMRLADERDLAGLELRFPDGRAWAGEGEFTYIREARILG, encoded by the coding sequence ATGATCAGGCTTTCCTGCCTCTGCGGCCAGATCCGTGTCGAACTTGAGAAGCGTCCGGATTATATCCACGAGTGCAACTGCACATTATGCAGCAAGACGGGCACCCGCTGGGGCTATTTCCACCCGTCGGAAGTGCATGTCGATGGCGTTGCCAAGGGATATTGCAGGGAAGATAAGGCCGACCCTGCGGCGGAAATCCGGTTCTGCGAAACCTGTGGTTCGACAACGCATTTCAACCTGACCGCCAGCGCCGCATCGAAGTTCGGGAACACACTGATGGGCGTCAATATGCGGCTGGCGGATGAGCGCGATCTGGCCGGTCTGGAATTGCGTTTCCCCGATGGGCGAGCCTGGGCGGGTGAGGGGGAATTTACCTATATCCGCGAGGCGCGCATTCTGGGGTAA
- a CDS encoding Hpt domain-containing protein — translation MSYDPGALNTALAAAVGEDRRLIEDLRVAFMESAERQFDLLGRASCDANWQLAAWRLKGLAASFGLTSLMAMADEAADAVPGDPRILRRLRAMLSELARD, via the coding sequence ATGTCCTATGATCCTGGCGCCCTGAATACGGCTTTGGCCGCCGCTGTCGGTGAAGACAGGCGATTGATTGAGGATCTGCGCGTCGCCTTCATGGAAAGCGCGGAGCGGCAGTTCGATCTGCTGGGTCGCGCAAGCTGTGACGCCAATTGGCAGTTGGCGGCCTGGCGGCTGAAGGGGCTGGCGGCGAGTTTCGGGCTGACCAGCCTGATGGCGATGGCCGATGAGGCGGCCGACGCGGTTCCCGGCGATCCCCGGATTTTGCGCCGATTGCGCGCCATGCTCAGCGAACTTGCGCGGGATTGA
- a CDS encoding DUF2336 domain-containing protein, with protein MLACMSAFSSLIGPTMADSWPMAQVMAGMSAVPVGHAIDLAFFFPDEGRERHDALMAETRRHLGGCLTGIEIGLRLALEETPEIKAALEQWPQPVCWPTLCAQPTLLGPALLAHMQMRGGISLMLRQFGRPDGEYGESEAESLFPAQDSAVGDALAALALAEGRWLMTGAEEQPMQPDLPVEHFAELLWTATACLAAVTQRSGLVDPEAVLPVFEAAGQALLARHDEAAGPIAAAERLVRLLGDRTDAPELMGAALGQRQFLLFAAFAGRQLRMESARVADILVMGPVGQVAALCRALGGSDSDYRHLLLALRPVRPSLSDARIVGEALRYQDLTVAQADAAIGALRAPAALRAKLDHLRRIIG; from the coding sequence ATGCTGGCCTGCATGAGCGCCTTTTCGTCCCTGATCGGACCGACCATGGCGGACAGTTGGCCCATGGCGCAGGTCATGGCCGGCATGTCCGCCGTTCCTGTTGGTCATGCCATTGATCTGGCGTTTTTCTTTCCGGATGAGGGGCGGGAGCGGCATGACGCGCTGATGGCGGAGACGCGGCGGCATCTGGGCGGATGCCTGACCGGAATCGAGATCGGATTGCGTCTGGCGCTGGAGGAAACGCCCGAAATCAAGGCGGCGCTGGAGCAATGGCCGCAGCCGGTTTGCTGGCCGACCCTGTGTGCGCAGCCGACTTTGCTGGGGCCAGCTTTGCTGGCGCATATGCAGATGCGCGGCGGGATCAGCCTGATGCTGCGACAGTTCGGGCGCCCCGATGGCGAATATGGCGAATCGGAAGCCGAATCGCTGTTCCCTGCCCAGGATAGTGCGGTCGGTGATGCGCTGGCCGCGCTGGCGCTGGCGGAAGGGCGTTGGCTGATGACCGGGGCGGAAGAGCAGCCGATGCAGCCGGACCTGCCGGTGGAACATTTCGCGGAATTGTTATGGACCGCTACCGCCTGCCTTGCGGCGGTGACGCAGCGAAGCGGGCTGGTCGATCCGGAGGCGGTGCTGCCTGTGTTCGAGGCGGCGGGGCAGGCGCTGCTCGCGCGGCATGACGAAGCCGCGGGGCCGATCGCGGCGGCGGAGCGGCTGGTGCGCCTGCTGGGTGATCGGACGGATGCACCCGAACTGATGGGCGCCGCGCTGGGCCAAAGGCAATTTCTGTTGTTCGCGGCGTTTGCCGGGCGGCAATTGCGCATGGAGAGCGCGCGGGTTGCCGACATTCTGGTGATGGGGCCGGTCGGGCAGGTGGCGGCGCTGTGTCGTGCACTTGGCGGATCGGATTCGGATTATCGCCATTTGCTGCTGGCGCTGCGTCCGGTGCGGCCATCGCTGTCCGACGCGCGGATTGTCGGGGAGGCGCTGCGCTATCAGGATTTGACCGTGGCGCAGGCCGATGCGGCGATAGGGGCTTTGCGCGCGCCGGCGGCGTTGCGCGCAAAGCTGGACCATTTGCGGCGGATCATCGGCTGA